The Erigeron canadensis isolate Cc75 chromosome 4, C_canadensis_v1, whole genome shotgun sequence genome window below encodes:
- the LOC122595356 gene encoding polygalacturonase At1g48100 — protein sequence MKHLSLFLCQILVFSSLLTIIPSIEGRKFHRGCKKHHKGYEDSCTSISIFNILSFGAKANGVSDDSKKLVATWKAACKVPGGVVQIPSGHKFLLKPVTLQGPCMGHVTLQVDGTLLAQPKIGSWSKSNLFQWINFKWVHNFTIQGSGTIDGQGYNWWKPMKSKYISDIKPTALRFYASEDVTVRDITIRNSPQVHLKFDNSRGVKVDNITISSPGNSPNTDGIHLQNTRDVEILHSNIGSGDDCVSIQTGCSNVHIHHINCGPGHGISLGGLGKDKSIACVSDILVENSNIQNTLYGARIKTWQGGIGLVKNVTFSNIQVANVNFPIVINQFYCDKSLCQNQTGSVAIKEVNFERITGTFSTQPIHLACSDDVPCTGINLSDIQLKPSRGPLEGSQNQEALCSNSYGNSKGPLIPSSMNYCLKKGGGVSVHKFSRSSNELC from the exons ATGAAACATTTAAGTCTATTTCTTTGTCAAATTCTTGTGTTCTCTTCCCTTCTTACAATAATACCATCCATCGAAGGAAGAAAATTCCATAGAGGTTGCAAGAAACATCATAAGGGTTATGAAGATTCTTGTACATCCATATCCATTTTCAATATTTTGTCTTTTGGAGCAAAAGCTAATGGAGTTTCTGATGACTCTAAG AAACTTGTAGCTACATGGAAAGCCGCATGTAAAGTTCCTGGAGGAGTTGTACAAATTCCGTCGGGTCACAAGTTTTTGCTAAAACCCGTAACACTTCAAGGCCCGTGCATGGGTCATGTTACTCTTCAG GTAGACGGAACTCTGTTAGCGCAGCCAAAGATCGGATCATGGTCAAAATCAAACTTATTCCAATGGATCAATTTCAAATGGGTTCACAATTTTACGATACAAGGAAGTGGTACCATTGACGGCCAAGGCTACAATTGGTGGAAACCAATGAAATCCAAGTACATTTCAGACATAAAACCAACT GCTTTGAGATTTTATGCAAGCGAAGATGTTACCGTTCGTGATATCACGATTAGAAATAGCCCACAAGTTCATTTGAAATTTGACAACTCTAGAGGTGTCAAAGTTGATAACATTACCATTTCATCACCTGGAAATAGCCCTAACACCGACGGTATTCACCTCCAAAACACTCGTGATGTGGAAATCCTGCATTCCAATATCGGATCTG GAGATGATTGTGTCTCCATACAAACTGGATGCTCCAATGTTCACATTCACCATATAAACTGTGGTCCTGGACATGGTATAAG TTTAGGAGGATTGGGAAAAGATAAAAGTATTGCTTGTGTATCGGATATTCTTGTAGAGAATTCAAACATTCAAAACACTTTGTATGGAGCAAGGATTAAAACTTGGCAG GGAGGAATAGGTTTGGTCAAGAATGTTACTTTTTCAAACATTCAGGTGGCAAATGTTAATTTTCCAATAGTGATCAACCAATTCTATTGCGACAAGAGTCTTTGTCAAAACCAAACGGGCTCAGTTGCGATAAAGGAAGTAAACTTTGAGAGAATAACCGGGACGTTCTCAACTCAACCCATACATTTAGCATGTAGCGATGATGTGCCGTGTACCGGGATTAATCTATCTGACATTCAACTAAAACCTTCGAGAGGCCCTCTCGAAGGATCTCAAAATCAAGAAGCTTTGTGCTCAAACTCTTATGGCAATTCAAAGGGTCCATTGATACCATCTAGCATGAACTATTGCTTAAAAAAAGGTGGTGGTGTCTCGGTTCACAAATTTTCAAGATCTTCTAATGAGCTATGTTAG
- the LOC122595357 gene encoding circumsporozoite protein-like: MSGSGWIIRPKDADGYDLAALYEDEPLSKEGKLSRKIHFSRCTHCGNKGHNSRTCKGQPGQTSQGVNNNSQPARNQSSGSEAGGNEAVGSQAGGSQYMGSQTGCSQAVGSQPASSQARTSQPASSQARTSQPGGSQAVGSQAGGSQAGGNQGGGNRLVKKVRSKSQRITRQKLAKVGLDQDCTKMML; encoded by the exons ATGTCGGGCTCCGGTTGGATAATCCGGCCAAAAGATGCCGATGGTTACGATCTTGCTGCATTATATG AAGATGAGCCATTATCAAAAGAGGGTAAGTTGTCAAGGAAAATCCATTTTAGCAGATGCACCCATTGTGGCAACAAAGGTCACAACTCTAGAACATGTAAAGGTCAACCAGGACAAACCAGTCAAGGTGTGAACAATAATAGTCAACCAGCTAGGAATCAATCCAGTGGGAGTGAGGCAGGTGGAAATGAAGCTGTGGGAAGTCAAGCAGGTGGCAGTCAGTATATGGGAAGTCAAACAGGTTGCAGTCAAGCTGTGGGAAGTCAACCAGCTAGCAGTCAAGCAAGAACAAGTCAACCAGCTAGCAGTCAAGCAAGAACAAGTCAACCAGGTGGCAGTCAAGCTGTGGGAAGTCAAGCAGGTGGTAGTCAAGCAGGTGGCAATCAAGGTGGTGGCAACAGGCTTGTTAAGAAGGTCAGAAGTAAAAGTCAAAGAATTACAAGGCAAAAGCTTGCCAAAGTTGGCCTGGACCAGGATTGCACAAAGATGATGCTTTAG